A single Columba livia isolate bColLiv1 breed racing homer chromosome 22, bColLiv1.pat.W.v2, whole genome shotgun sequence DNA region contains:
- the LOC135576016 gene encoding ubiquitin carboxyl-terminal hydrolase 42-like: MAWQHSQRAGAGLHNLGNTCFLNSVLQCLTYTPPLANHLLSGEHSRACGQKGFCVMCRMEVHVQQVLHSSASAIEPWAVVDFLTEIGENFQHGRQEDAHEFLRCTMDAMQRACLRGNSDLDMSSQATTIVHQIFGGFLRSRVTCWSCQAVSDSYEAFLDVPLDIKAAASVTAALEDFVKPEHLDGENCFKCSK; encoded by the exons ATGgcctggcagcacagccagagAGCTGGAGCGGGACTGCACAACCTGGGCAACACGTGCTTCCTCAACTCCGTCCTGCAGTGCCTGACCTACACCCCGCCTCTGGCCAACCACCTGCTCTCTGGGGAGCACAGCCGGGCCT gtggccagaaaggcTTCTGCGTCATGTGCAGGATGGAAGTGCACGTTCAACAGGTCCTGCATTCCTCAGCCAGTGCCATCGAGCCTTGGGCTGTCGTCGATTTTCTCACAG aaaTAGGAGAAAATTTCCAGCATGGCAGGCAGGAGGACGCCCACGAGTTCTTACGCTGCACCATGGATGCCATGCAGAGAGCTTGTCTGAGAGGAAACAGCGA CTTGGACATGTCCTCTCAAGCAACCACCATCGTCCATCAGATCTTTGGGGGCTTTCTGAGATCCAGAG TCACATGCTGGAGCTGCCAAGCGGTTTCCGATTCCTACGAGGCCTTCCTGGATGTTCCTCTGGATATCAAA GCAGCCGCATCTGTCACCGCAGCTCTGGAAGACTTTGTGAAACCGGAGCACCTGGATGGTGAAAACTGCTTTAAATGTAGCAAGTAA